The Chelonia mydas isolate rCheMyd1 chromosome 1, rCheMyd1.pri.v2, whole genome shotgun sequence nucleotide sequence AAAAGGCTTTCTTCACCGAGGAATCTGGCATAAAAGATACTTGCCAATATCCCTATGTGAGATCTAAAGTGGATATAGATTTGGCAGGTCCCAACTCTTCAAATAGCTCTACTCTCTGCATCGGATAAGCATCAAATTTCAATACTGTGTTGATCATTCAGAAATCGATGCAGAAACAGGTTATGCTATCCTGGGTTAGAACTAACACAAAGGGGCTTCTCCACTCACTGTGTGATTCCTTCACCAGTCCCCCGGCCAAAATGACCTGGAGTTCATCACACATGGTATCCCACATTTTATGAGGGAACAGCTATGGAGTTTCCCTGATCTGATGTCCAGCAGCCATTTCAGAATGGTGGTATTTTAGGTGGGTGTGCCCTGCTGGGGTGAGAACATTGTGGTAAAGGAATCAAATAACTGCAACATGTGGATTTTTTGTTTAGGCTGCAGTCCCTCCAACATGCTTGAGTCACAGGGGCCAGGAGAACTAATTTGGGCTCTGGAGGGTATGAGTGTGACTAGTTGTCACCCTGGGGTTCAGTATGGGAGCCATGGGAACTGATGCACCCCTCTAACCACCCAGGTGGGCTGGCCCTttttcacactgctttgctggtgaTTGTGTCTCTCCAGGTCTTGTTTTCACCCAACACAACAGTAGATGGCGATACACACCCAAATGGAGCTACCGGAGAGCTAACCTAAGGAACCCAAGTACAAATGGAGGACATCAGCCAATTTCCATGCTCCCCAAGTTCACACTGCCTACGGAGTATAAACCCATAATACTATGCATTCTGGAGGGGTCTACATTGTCGGCTCATTGGTAGATTTCGCCCTCCCCTTGATGTGGAAAGGCTATTCTACAGCCTGTGTtaaaaaagctgagattttccccagaaacTTTGCAGATAGGCAGAGTGGTTTAGATAAATCACAAAAGAAATTTAACTACggaaatatatatttgaaatgtttataagtgatagcaaagagATCAAAGCAGGTTACATAGCAAATAAAGAAAACTGAAACTAAGCCTGAGGTATTAGATAGATTGACTATGAATCAAcaatttctcaccctggctgGTGATACAAGAAGCACTCCAGGAGGTTCCCATTCACAGGTCAGAAATCCTTTTTGGCCTGGgatcagcacttcccccagttccgtctttgttcctcagatgtttccagTTCTCTTGTGTGAGGAGTGAGACAACTAGATGCAGCCACACCCCACCTTATATAGATTaaacatatggcaggaatccttcaTTCCAAAGAGTTCCCTGCTCACTTTGTGGAtaaatacaggtacccaaaatgtCAGTGTCAGTGTCATGTGGTtcggtcacatgcccttgcatgtgCTCCTCGGTCCAAAGACTGTTTGGAGTATTCTCAGGAAGACTCACCAGGTGAGAGATAAGCTTTCCGATGTCTAATTGTTTCCCCTAATGGTGAATTACCCTGAATAGTTCTTCACCATCAGCTTTCTAGACTGGAATCATTTTGCTTAATGGGTGTCACTGAGaagtaactacatttgaaatacaggcacATAGTGAATATTCATCACATcatatacaaaaatgacacattcaCTCAAACAGGATAATCATTTTCAGCAAATCCTAACTTTTCAGATGACACCTGACAAGTCCTAACTTGTAAAAtagaagagagattaataagactagggcTCTtccgcttggaaaagagatggctaaggggagatatgattgaggtctataaaatcatgactggtgtagagaaagtagataaggaagtgttgtttactacttcccataacacaagaactaggggtcacccaatgaaatgaataggcagaaggtttaaaagaaataaaaggaagtatttcctcacCAAGTGccctgtcaacctgtggaactccttgccagagaatgttgtgaaggccaagaccataacagggttcaaaaaggaaccagatacattcatggaggaattcaaaaattctgtttgccagaagctggcaatgagtgacagggaatgggtcacttgctgattacctgttctgttcattccctctggagaacctggcactggctactgtcagaagacaggatacagggctataTGGATCTtcggtatgacccagtatggccattcttatgttcttaggttcATAATCATACAACTATAAAGAATATGATGTTCAGTGTCACATTGAGGGTCTAAGGAGGATCCCCTGCTAGGTTTTTAAAAGATTCAAATGATAGCAGTAAACCACAGTAGAAAACATGATTCCAAATATACAtaccaaatgatggggtctaaatcaggTCTTaacactcaagaaggagatctgggggtcatcgtagattgttctctgaaaacatctgctcaatatacCACAGCAATCAGAAAAGCTAATAGAATGCTGGGAACCACGAGGACAGTgagagataagaagacagaacAGACaataatgccactatgtaaatcccaCATGGTGAATACTGAATGCCGTtctggtctcctcatctcaaaaaagatatatttgaaatggaaaaggtacagagaagggcaacagaaaagattaggggtatagaacagtttccatctgaggagagatttaaaagactgtgacttttcagcttggacaaAGACAGGATGTGATAGACATCTTATGTATtgtgaatggtatggagaaagtgtaTTCAGAAGTCTTCTTTACTCCTTCACTTAATGCAAGAACCAGGGCTCACGCAAGGAAATTAATAAAGAGCTGGTTTTAGCCAAAATGTTCAGGGactctgtcagggttccccccacacacacacatctaaatTCTGGGGTACATGAAAGGCCctctaagcttatattctaccagctttggttaaaacttccccaaggcacaaattcctttcctcaGCCTTAGATGGTATttctaccaccaccaagtgatttaagcAAAAATTCAGGGacgggtcacttggaatcccccttcccccaaaatatctcccacGGCCCTTCACCCCCTtgcctggggaggcttgagaataacatACCAATgaattgccttagcaatgtgagtaCAAagcagaccctttgtcttcaggacacattagatcaatcaggttcttcaaagaagaactttattataaagaaaagagtaaaagaatcacaattccaaaatcaggatggaaggtaactttacaggctAATGATAAAAGAAAAGATAACCTAAAGCATTTCCTTgcctacttacaatttctgtggtttagatggattattccaggtatatttacAGGAGATGTTGTAGCTGCTTGGTTTCTCTCTCCACCCAGGGACCTGGGTCTCCCCCGGTGAGATTTTCAACCCCGCCAGGTTTCCTCTGAGCCAGAAACATGCTTTTCTCTTTACTGCCTTTTGGTTCTTCTCATCTTCTCCAGAACCAGAGATGCAGGGGTACAGAGAAAGcagacccctctcccccgcacAAAAAGAATTGTTCTTCTAGTTGTTCTGAACCTCTAACCCTGTGGGTTTGAGATTTGAGCAACTCTCCTGTCAGTTCTTCTTTGGTCCAAACGAGCAAACCATCCATAGAGGCCACAGGACACCTccagttgaagtcactggaggATCACAGTTGTTGTAAATCAGACCATTTATTTAAGTCCCTACATGTGAATGTAGCGTCATGTCAACAGGCCAAAATTTCACCCTTTCCCCTGTTTATCTTTCAGCTCTGAGCTGAGGAAATTAAAGACACTCGTCCTGCTACAGAGAGCGCTATTCTGTTAGGGTGCTGAAAGAGTCTGAAggacccccctcccaccccagtttATGTAGCATTCTGAGACCCGGTATGAGAGATGTGGATTCCAAAACACGTGGGCACTGATTTTGCTTTTAGGGAGGCCAGTGTCAATTTGGAGTGACCCACTGAAGGCagaatgtgagagcagaatctggccagtgTGTGACCAATTCCTGTGATTAAGCCTCTGGTAACAGAGATAACCACTGCAGAGGCTTTGGCTGCACTTCCTAATAGGGTAGTAAAGTTGCTGAATTGGAAAACTTGAGCAAATCAAAGAAAAAACTACAGCACCCCAAAAAAGAAAGGTACTCAAACAGATATAAAGACACAGTAACAAGgaactgatcttaaaaacaaatatttttctaaactaTTTCCAAAACATTTGTAGTTCCAATTTTCCCATGTAAATCCCTTGGTGTTACTGACAATACTAAAGAGTGCAAGTCTCTGTCCTGCTGAACTGCTGACCAGATGGTTCTTGACTTGAACGCTGAAACGCTTCCTGAGCCCTTACCGCGAACTCTAATGCAGAAACAGGCAACTCACCAAAATCCAgctcagcagagagaggaaataaacGGACAGCGATAGgaaggcagagccctgagaaTCAGTGTATGAATCTCACATCTCTGACACTCAGCGTGCTGGGCAGTGACCTTTATCATTTCCCTGTACGGTCCCTGCAGACGCCTTGATTGGCCAGGACTCCCAAATAATCATTTATCATTTCCCTGAACCATCCCTGCAGATGCTCAGATTGGCCAGGACTCCCAAACAATTCCCTCAGCTCCATGAGCAGGGGGAAGGGTAAAAAAATAGACCTGGGAGAATTTCAGCCTGAGAGCTTCCTCTGGGAGTGAAGAAAGAATTTGCGGATAACAGGGGCTCAGATGGTCAGGGCAAACTGAGTCTTGCAGACATTTCAGCCTAGCAATGTCTGTGGCTCTTTAATGTCCTGCCACCTTCACTATGTGTGGGAATGCTGCCAAAAGATACAGGACCAAAGCCTGTTTTCAATTGATCATTGCAGCGTACCACTTTATATCGCCCAGACAGTTGTAATATCCAGTCCATTAGCCCCTGAAATTCTTTGCCACCCTGTAGAGGCCAAATGACAGGATCTTGAATTGATGCAATCCAAAGGGCATGGAAAAGGCTTTCTTCTCTCAGGATTCTGAGATCAAAGGTGCTTCCCAGTATCCCCTTGTGCAGTCTAAAGAGGATATCTATCTATCATCTCTGAACTGTTCTAATCGATCTTCTAGTCTCTGGATCGATAAGCATGAAAGTTCAATACTGTGTTGATGCTTCCAAAATCAatgtagaaatgttttttttttcctatccaGCAGCAAAATTGGTACCATGGGATTTCTCCACTCActctagagactaacaaatttatttgagcataagctttcggatgcgtccgatgaagtgagctgtacctcacagaagcttacgctcagataaatttgttagtctctaaggtgccacaagtcctccttttctttttgcggatacagactaacacggctgctactctgaatccactCACTCTGTGATTCCTTCACCACTCCCAGGGACAAAATGACCTCGAGTTCATCTCAGAAGGTATGCCACATTTTATGGGAGATACAGCCACAGCCTTTGCCTGATGTTTTGCCCTGGGGCCATTTGAGTGTGGTGGTATTTTAATTAGTTCTGCCCTGTTGGGGCGAGAACACAGTGGCCAAGGAATCAAATTACTGCTATATCTGGATCTTTTTTTTGGTCTGCAGTCCCTCCCCCATGCTCCTGTCACAGGTGCCTGGGGGCCTAATTTGGGCTCCGAACGGTATGAGTTGTCACCCCCGGGGTGCAGTGGGAGCCATGGGAattgctgcacccctctaataacCCAGCAGTGCTGGCCCTTGTTCACACTGTTTTGCTGGTGATTCATGCTCTATCTCCCAAAACGACAGCAGATGGTGCcactatcatacacattgtaaggagagtgatcattttagataagctattaccagcaggagagtggggtcggaggaggtattttttcatgctttttgtgtgtatataataagatcttctatactttccacagtatgcatctgatgaagtgagctgtagctcacgaaagcttatgctcaaataaattggttagtctctaaggtgccgcaagttctccttttctttttgcgaatacagactaacacggctgttactctgacacccaAACTGAGCTACCTGCAGGCTTACCTAAGCCACCCAAGTACAAACAGCAGACGTCCGGTGTCAGAGGGCTTTTCCTTCACCCTTTCACCTGATTCTTGTCACACAGAgagagcagaagaccagaagtcccaAGTGCAGGCAATGTGATGCTTATTTATGTTACAAGCATGAGTCTTACATTGTCACAAACACTTCTAACACTCCACctgatttttgtttctcttttcttctggGACCCTCCTGTCCCGGGAAAGGCATAGGCCACATGGTGGCGCATTTCCTGCTCGAGGTGGAATGTGTCCATGCTCCATTTGCCCCACTGTCCCCTATACAGTATGCGGTTCTGCACTGTCCCCCCTACGGGCATACTGCAAGGATTCCAATTTGAGTCCCAGACTTCCCGTAGCAATGGGCCTGAGAAGGTTGGGTCCCGGTAATCTGCTAGACTGTGGTGGAGGGCCTACATCACTTTATGGGTTACAATTAGCAGTTGTGCTTTATGGATCTGTGCCCTCCTTAACCACAGCAGTACACATTGCAGAATTAGTATACGTAATAATAGGCCAATAGCCATAATAATCCACACTTACACTTTGAGCCCTGGCCATTGTAATGTTGTCCGTCATCTGGGCCACCACCCGAAGCACTGCTTCTCGTCTTTGGACAGGGTTAAGATTCTTTTAACACCATTCTGGGGAATATATTGTAAATGTGTTCAATTGTTGGCTGCTCCATCAAGCTGCGCCTGCAGGTTTTGCAGGTTTTTGTTAATATCATGAGTCCATTGAATATCCAAATTGGAATGGGGTATTGTCCTAAACCAGCGTAATgtcttggtatggaatcaggtaGTAAGCACTGCTTCAATTGTTCAcaacaatgagttccacagatccaTTCATGCACCAACGCAGTGTGTAGATGTGTGTAATTTGGCCAGATAATGAAATGAAATATCTCTGATGCTACATATGTCATGTAACATATGCAAAGGTTATggtctactgaatctattcagcCTATTTGTACGCATATAtcgtttttgtatttgaagttttgaatattggctgtgtacttgtttgattttaagtagccttagtaaggcatttggtagCTCCTATAGAAAGGAATTTTCAAGTTAAGTGCCCTATGAggaaacacttaatggacaataGATcctggaaggctccaatccataTAAAAAAGTCTACCTaaggacattcaaggtagcatgtgaaccatgccTGCTACCTATAAGTTCTgagtcattcatggacatgtgacttgcacatgtgactccaaaactccatcttggagctgggattctacacaggaggagggaggggtgtccacaaGAGACAAGAGAAAATCTATTTATACCCCTGGGAGATCCGTCcactttgtcttcagctggctcaagaaatagcctctccacccccaaaggatacctgaaagaaactggaacaaagaacagtaaccacggggtgtgagtgattgctggacccagactacaAGGAGCACAGTCTGTAAAAGAAGcctactggaacatctctgagggtgaggtttcatctttaatcactttcttactgtatcaGGCATAAacttgtcttttattttattttgtttggtaatttactatattctgtctgttactacttggaatcacttaaatcctactttttgtatttaataaaatcactttttatttgttaattaacccagagtgtgtattaatactgggggcaggggggaagggggaggaaatagccttgcatatctctctatcaatgttatagagggtgaacaatttatgagtttaccctgtataagctttatactggGTAAAAAAGAtgtatttagggtttggaccccattgggagctgggcatctgagtgttggagacaggagctcttcttaagctgttttcagttaagtctgcagcttttgggggacgttgttcagacctgggtctgtgtttgcaacaggccagcatgtctggctcaaataAGGCAGGGtactggagtcccaagctgccGGGGGAAACGGGCTCAGGGGTAGTCTCAACACATCAGGTGGCAAtttccaaaggggtttctgtgatctaacCCCTCACAACCTGATAGTGTCAGAGCCATGGAAAGGCTAAGTGAGAGagtgtgtgggggttgggggctgaTGGGTGACAATGAAAGAGGGCAGGAaatggtcagagagagggaactcaAAATGGAGAGAGCCGTGCTTGGTGATGGAGTGATAAGACACTAGGTGTGAGGAACTTCTCAGACTGAACTTCCACAATGCTGAGCTCAGCCAAACTGGGACACAGCACCCTTGATTAAGGAGGAGATAGCCTTTCCCTTCTTGTCACAAGGCCTAACATCAGTGTCTCAGGTGATCACCATCTGCAGGTGTATTTGCACAATTTGTcacgaagctctttggttttgatCCCATAAATGATAGGGTTGAGCATGGGAGGGATGAGGAGATAGAGGTCACCCAAGATGATGTGAACGTGGGGAGCGATGCCCTGACCAAAATGGTGTGCCAGACTGGAGAAGAAGCCAGGAGTATAGTATATCAGTATCACACAGatgtgggctgtgcaggtgttGAGTGCTTTTTGGTGGACTTCATTGGAGGAGATTCTGAGGACGGCCCTGATGATCAGACCATAGGACAGGGCAATAAGCATCGGGTCTAACCCGATGATTAGAAAGAGTATCACCAAGCCATACATGCTGTTCACTCTGATGTCCCCACACGATATCTTTGCCACAGCTATAGGTtcacagtgtgtgtggggaataATGTGGTTTGCACAGAATGGCAGCCTGGTCAGGAGCAAGGGCAGAGGCAGGACGAAGAGAACAGATTTGATCAAACCTAGAAGCCCTAGCATAGCTACTCGTCCTTTGGTGAGGATGATGGTatatctcagagggttacatatggcaacATAGCGATCAAAGGCCATTGTCACGAGTATGTTTGAGTGCATAACAGCAACCAAGGGAAGGAAGAATGACTGGGTGAGGCAGCCACGCACAGTAATGGTTTTCAGATCGAACCAAAATATGCACAGTGCTTTTGGCACAACAGAGGTAGACGTGGTGATATCTGTGAgtgccagcatgcagagcagtAGGTACATTGGCTTGTGTAGGGTCTGCTCTTTGCTTACAACAAATAGAAGCATGAAATTTTCCAAAAGGCCGGTAATGTAGATCATTGTGAATGGGATGGAAATCCACATATGAGTATCTTCCAGGCCAGGGATGCCCATTAAGATAAATGTTGAAGGGTCAGAGGGGGTGAGGTTGAAAGCTGTCATGAAGTTCTCAATTTTTCAATCGGGCTCAGAAATGTTCAAGGTGcctgtgaagacagaggaaaagagagagggggGTTACACACTTTATAACAAATAGTTGGGTAAATATTTGATAGTTATTAATAATCAAGAAAGGGGGTTGAGAAGTGAGGTGAGAACATTTATAGTTGATACATGATTATTTTGATTATAGTCAAGTGTAGAGAAGTCCTCAAATGGAGGAAACAAAACCATGTGAAACCCTGCTCTCAGTGCAAGCATGGACAGAAACTCAGCAAAACACTGAAATCCAGGAGGAGTGGGATGGGAAATcatacagaaaatataatgcaatGAGATCAGTCAGTCAATGTTTTACCCTCCTCTGGACTCCTACTGTGCACCCTTCTCACACAGTATATTGCAGGAATAGTGGGGGTTCTGGGAAGGGCAACGAGAATGCCCAAGGGACAGGGGAAAATGTCATACGGAGAGAGGTGGTAAAGACTTGGATTCTTGCCTTACAAATGacatgaataagaggggacatgagaaaagTCTATAAAATATTGACTGGTAGAGAGCCGATCAAGAATgtgtctccctgtctcataaaACAAGATCTAGTGGACATTCAGTTCAACTGAAATGTGGAAAAACCACAATAGATGAATAAAGAATGCTTTCTTCACTCagtgcctgtcaaggttccttccccactctgaactctagggtacagatgtggggacctgcatgaaaacctcctaagcttacttttaccagcttagcttaaaacttccccaaggtacaaaattattttacccttggatttccactgccaccaccaaactttatctgggtttactgggaaatgtagtttggacaagtctttccccccaaaatcctcccaacccttgcatcccacttcctgggcaaggtttggtaaaaaccctcaccaatttgcataggtgaccacagacccaaacccttggatcttagaacaatgaaaaagcattcagttttcttacaagaagacttttaatagaagtaaaaagaaaagaatcacctctgtaaaatcaggatggtagataccttacagggtaattagattcaaaacatagagaatccctctaggcaaaaccttaagttacacaaaagacacacagacaggaatagtcattctattcagcacaactattttctcagccatttaaagaaatcataatctaacgcatacctagctagattacttactaagttctaagactccattcctgttctgtctccggcaaaagcatcatacagacagacacagaccctttgtttctctccctcctcccagcgtttgaaagtatcttgtctcctcattggtcattttggtcaggtgccagcgaggttacctttagcttcttaaccctttacaggtgagaggatttttcctctggccaggagggattttgaaggggtttacccttccctttatatttatgacagtgcctAAATAGACTGAGGAACGCCTTACCTGAAGAAGTAGTTGAGGCCATGAGATAAGCAAGAATAAGGAAGAGTTTGGACATTTCCATGGATAGTGAGACTTTCCAGTGGCAATAGTGAGAGCTAAATAAGTATTTTCTAAAGCCTATCCAAAAAAGAGCACACGCGGAACTTTAGTTGTTAGGCAGTAGGGTCACAGACTCTTGATGGTCAAGTCATTCCACCCCATCCACCTACTACTGCAGATTTGGGGCTGTCACTGTTGGAGAGAAGAAATTCAACTTGATTGACCATAGGTCTGATTCACAAGGCCATGTCTATGTTGGAGAGGAGCCAAGTCTCCACCATGGAAAGACATTATTTTATCATGCTGGGCTATGACCTTGTGCTTAACAGAATGGGCATGAAGGGCACAAAGGTCTTGGTATTTAGGGCTAAAGGCAGCACCTCTCTTACTTTCCTtgtttcttttggtgagagacttTCTTGCAGGCATCCAGCTTTGCCTGAGACATAAGTTGCAGGTGTTAACTGACAAGTGTAAGCAGAGACTTTCATCTGCTTATCCTTCTCATGCCTGAATATTGATGAGATTTGACAATGAAAGAGAAATTGGgggatggtaaataatgaagcagACAGTTCAGTgtttcagagcaatctggattgtttTGTGAACTGGGTCGAAGCAAACAATGCATGTTCTAATATAGCTATGTCGATATATAGGAATGTAGGCAACGCTAACGCGACGGAGGACTATCGTGGGAAACAAAATGATTTTGAAGAATATTTTGGGGTGAGAAGGGATAAATAGAtaaacatgagctcctagtgtgacccttttcagagtaacagctgtgttagtctgtattcgcaaaaagaaaaggagtacttgtggcaccttagagactaaccaatttatttgaacataagctttcgtgagctacagctcacttcatcggatgcatactgtggaaagtatagaagatctttttatacacacaaagcatgaaaaaatgggtgtttaccactacaaagggttttctctccccccaccccactctcctgctggtaatagcttatctaaagtgaccactctccttacaatgtgtatgataatcaaggtgggccatttccagcacaaatccaggatttaacaagaacgtctggggggtggcggggggaggaaaaaacaaggggaaataggttaccttgcataatgacttagtcactcccagtctctattcaagcctaagttaattgtatccaatttgctaatgaattccaattcagcagtctctcgctggagtctggttttgaatttgtttttgttgtaatatcgcaactttcatctCTGTAATCGCgtgagcagagagattgaagtgttctccaactggtttatgaatgttataattcttgacatctgatttgtgtccatttattcttttacatagagactgtccagtttgaccaatgtacatggcagaggggcattgctggcacatgatggcatatatcacattggtggatgtgcaggtgaacgagcctctgatactgtggctgatgttattaggccctgtgatggtgtcccctgaatagatatgtgggcacagttgg carries:
- the LOC119565272 gene encoding olfactory receptor 52B2-like, whose translation is MTAFNLTPSDPSTFILMGIPGLEDTHMWISIPFTMIYITGLLENFMLLFVVSKEQTLHKPMYLLLCMLALTDITTSTSVVPKALCIFWFDLKTITVRGCLTQSFFLPLVAVMHSNILVTMAFDRYVAICNPLRYTIILTKGRVAMLGLLGLIKSVLFVLPLPLLLTRLPFCANHIIPHTHCEPIAVAKISCGDIRVNSMYGLVILFLIIGLDPMLIALSYGLIIRAVLRISSNEVHQKALNTCTAHICVILIYYTPGFFSSLAHHFGQGIAPHVHIILGDLYLLIPPMLNPIIYGIKTKELRDKLCKYTCRW